In a single window of the Planctomycetia bacterium genome:
- a CDS encoding GGDEF domain-containing protein has protein sequence MKSSLYAQLARTQRLPSPSTTALKILELAESPDVTVKQISDLILTDPAMSARLLKYANSPMVGPRSEITSVQQAVTMLGIRSVKVTALGFSLVRKSHQPKCPHFNYDVFWAHATAIATAARGIMAVGCPARADEAFTAGLLARIGRLAFVTAMPEEYDGVLARLPNLMADGIDEEKAVLGESHIEIGAELLGQWKLPALLVDSVRYQLNPAAAPTAEARQIAEAVLHAKKIADVLCGLSKGFEGNRPQQVIEISVIEDQFRQTAGMLGISLDELPDPEVIEDQARDLAEQLNVAGGLERQELVKQAKKLESQAITDGLTGLTNRKGFDARLAAEVERSRRHGRPLALLMLDLDHFKQVNDGYGHQIGDEVLKQVGRVLKETVRKCDYAARYGGEEFAVIAAESELPAAASLAERLRIAISGISISVASGSYSPTVSIGLAATSMPTETLTAETLIAQSDKLLYEAKRCGRNQCKSGLIG, from the coding sequence TTGAAATCTTCGTTGTACGCTCAACTTGCCCGGACTCAACGTCTGCCGAGCCCGTCGACCACGGCACTGAAGATACTTGAGCTGGCCGAGTCGCCGGATGTCACCGTCAAACAAATCTCGGATTTAATTCTGACGGATCCGGCCATGTCGGCGCGCCTGCTCAAGTACGCCAACTCTCCCATGGTGGGTCCGCGGAGTGAAATCACCAGCGTTCAGCAGGCGGTCACGATGCTGGGTATCCGCAGCGTCAAAGTGACGGCGCTGGGATTCTCACTTGTACGAAAGAGCCACCAGCCCAAATGCCCTCACTTTAATTATGACGTCTTCTGGGCGCATGCGACGGCCATCGCCACGGCTGCCCGCGGGATCATGGCGGTCGGCTGTCCGGCGCGGGCGGATGAGGCGTTTACCGCCGGGTTGCTTGCGCGAATCGGCAGGCTCGCGTTTGTGACGGCGATGCCCGAGGAGTATGACGGCGTTCTGGCAAGACTGCCCAATCTCATGGCGGATGGGATCGACGAGGAGAAGGCGGTCCTCGGGGAATCTCACATTGAGATCGGCGCAGAGCTTCTGGGCCAGTGGAAGTTGCCTGCCCTGCTTGTAGATTCCGTGCGGTATCAGTTGAATCCGGCGGCAGCCCCGACCGCCGAGGCCAGGCAGATCGCCGAAGCCGTTCTCCACGCCAAGAAGATCGCGGACGTACTCTGCGGATTGTCGAAGGGCTTCGAGGGTAATCGGCCGCAGCAAGTGATTGAGATTTCCGTGATTGAAGATCAATTTCGGCAAACTGCCGGCATGTTGGGTATCTCGCTGGATGAACTGCCCGATCCAGAGGTGATCGAGGATCAGGCGCGCGATCTCGCGGAGCAGTTGAACGTGGCCGGCGGTCTGGAGCGTCAGGAATTGGTCAAGCAAGCGAAGAAACTGGAAAGCCAGGCGATCACCGACGGCCTGACCGGATTGACCAATCGAAAAGGGTTCGACGCGAGGCTCGCCGCGGAAGTGGAGCGATCGCGCCGGCACGGCCGCCCGCTCGCGCTGCTGATGCTCGACCTGGATCACTTCAAACAGGTGAATGACGGGTACGGGCACCAGATCGGAGACGAAGTCCTGAAGCAGGTGGGCCGGGTTTTGAAGGAGACGGTCCGAAAGTGTGACTACGCAGCTCGATATGGCGGTGAGGAATTCGCCGTGATCGCCGCGGAGAGCGAACTGCCGGCAGCCGCGTCTCTGGCGGAACGGCTCCGCATCGCGATCAGCGGAATCTCAATCAGCGTCGCCTCAGGATCGTATTCGCCGACGGTGAGCATCGGCCTGGCTGCTACGTCCATGCCGACGGAAACGCTGACCGCAGAAACGCTGATTGCGCAATCCGACAAGCTCCTCTATGAAGCCAAGCGCTGCGGGCGCAATCAATGCAAGTCCGGCCTGATTGGATAA
- a CDS encoding NADH-quinone oxidoreductase subunit A, giving the protein MAGNCDLMMAASDLGYGPIVVLVVFTMVVSTVIMLLTHLIPKAKRTGDRKDATYESGMPTVGDARRRFNVRFYLVAMLFLLFDVELIFLYPWAVNFMSAHSAGDLPLLNFLFVEMAIFFGLLLVGLIYDLGKGVLEFD; this is encoded by the coding sequence ATGGCTGGAAACTGTGATTTGATGATGGCTGCGTCCGATCTCGGCTATGGCCCGATCGTGGTGCTGGTCGTTTTCACGATGGTCGTCTCGACCGTGATCATGTTGCTGACTCACCTGATCCCGAAGGCCAAGCGCACCGGCGACAGGAAGGACGCGACGTACGAATCGGGCATGCCGACCGTCGGCGATGCGCGACGGAGGTTCAACGTTCGGTTCTACCTCGTCGCGATGCTGTTTCTGCTGTTCGACGTGGAGCTTATTTTTCTGTATCCGTGGGCGGTGAACTTCATGAGCGCCCACTCGGCCGGTGACCTTCCGCTTCTGAACTTTCTCTTTGTCGAGATGGCAATCTTTTTCGGACTGCTGCTGGTCGGGCTGATTTACGACCTCGGCAAGGGCGTCCTCGAATTCGATTAG